A window of the Burkholderia sp. 9120 genome harbors these coding sequences:
- a CDS encoding tRNA-dihydrouridine synthase, with translation MSRLFLAPMEGVADYVLRDVLTSTGGFDGCVSEFVRVTGSLLPDRVYEREAPEILHGGRTLSGTPTVIQLLGSDPEWMAANAERAARLSPHGVDLNFGCPAKIVNQHGGGAMLLGDPEQLHRIVSAVRAAVPASLPVTAKMRLGVADTSLAIDCAVALAEAGAASLVVHARTRDDGYRPPAHWEWIAAIDAAVDVPVVANGEVWTVADWERCRAVSGCEDVMIGRGAVSDPFLALRIRGLMARNPSDEEWPIVLGYIAGYLRKLQARATHLHEHGRVKMWLSYLKRTWSQAVELHASIRRLHDSREILEVIEASLAPKGFAPDPTTIGVLPGERRLLTIL, from the coding sequence GTGAGCCGGTTGTTTCTCGCCCCGATGGAAGGGGTCGCCGATTACGTGCTGCGCGACGTGCTGACCAGCACGGGCGGCTTCGACGGGTGCGTGTCCGAATTCGTCCGCGTGACGGGCTCGCTGCTGCCCGATCGCGTCTACGAACGGGAAGCGCCTGAAATCCTGCACGGTGGCCGTACTCTCAGCGGCACGCCGACGGTGATCCAGTTGCTCGGTAGCGATCCTGAATGGATGGCCGCCAACGCGGAGCGTGCGGCTCGGCTATCACCGCATGGGGTCGATCTGAACTTCGGCTGTCCCGCGAAGATCGTCAATCAGCACGGCGGCGGGGCGATGCTGCTGGGCGACCCTGAACAACTGCACCGGATTGTTTCGGCCGTGCGCGCGGCGGTGCCGGCGAGCCTGCCTGTGACCGCGAAAATGCGCCTCGGCGTGGCCGATACATCGCTCGCAATTGACTGCGCGGTGGCGCTGGCGGAAGCGGGCGCGGCGTCTCTCGTCGTGCATGCCCGAACCCGCGACGACGGTTACCGGCCGCCGGCCCACTGGGAGTGGATCGCCGCGATCGACGCCGCCGTCGACGTGCCGGTCGTTGCGAACGGCGAAGTGTGGACGGTGGCGGACTGGGAGCGATGCCGGGCGGTCAGCGGCTGTGAGGACGTGATGATCGGACGTGGCGCGGTGTCGGATCCGTTTCTGGCGCTGCGCATACGCGGCCTGATGGCGCGAAATCCCTCCGATGAGGAATGGCCGATCGTGTTGGGTTATATCGCCGGGTATCTGCGTAAATTGCAGGCTCGTGCCACGCATCTTCACGAGCACGGGCGCGTCAAGATGTGGCTGAGCTACCTGAAGCGCACCTGGTCGCAGGCCGTTGAGCTGCATGCGTCGATCCGAAGGTTGCATGATTCGCGGGAGATTCTTGAGGTGATCGAAGCGTCGTTGGCGCCCAAGGGTTTTGCGCCGGATCCTACGACAATCGGAGTATTGCCAGGCGAGCGTCGGTTGCTTACGATCCTATAA
- the phaR gene encoding polyhydroxyalkanoate synthesis repressor PhaR, which yields MTTTTKKTAERLIKKYPNRRLYDTETSTYITLTDVKQLVLDQEDFKVIDAKSNEDLTRAILLQIILDEESGGLPMFSSSMLSQIIRFYGHAMQGMMGTYLEKNIQAFIDIQAKLADQSKNLYEGKAMNPEVWSQFMNMQAPMMQGMMTSYIEQSKNMFVQMQEQMQTQAKSMFATFPFTPGGPVNAGTAPGNPQANPQGNPEPEKK from the coding sequence ATGACTACTACTACAAAGAAAACAGCCGAACGACTGATCAAGAAATATCCGAATCGTCGGCTCTACGATACCGAGACAAGCACGTACATCACGCTGACTGACGTGAAGCAACTCGTGCTGGATCAGGAGGATTTCAAGGTCATCGATGCAAAGAGCAACGAGGATCTGACGCGCGCCATTCTGTTGCAGATCATTCTCGACGAGGAAAGCGGCGGCTTGCCGATGTTCTCGTCGTCGATGTTGTCGCAGATCATCCGCTTCTACGGTCATGCGATGCAGGGCATGATGGGCACGTATCTCGAGAAGAACATCCAGGCCTTCATCGACATTCAGGCGAAGCTCGCCGACCAGTCGAAAAATCTGTACGAAGGCAAGGCGATGAATCCCGAAGTCTGGTCGCAATTCATGAACATGCAGGCGCCGATGATGCAGGGCATGATGACCAGCTACATCGAGCAGTCGAAGAACATGTTCGTGCAGATGCAGGAGCAGATGCAGACCCAGGCGAAGTCGATGTTCGCGACCTTCCCGTTTACGCCCGGTGGTCCGGTCAATGCCGGCACGGCGCCGGGTAATCCGCAGGCCAATCCGCAAGGCAATCCTGAGCCGGAGAAAAAGTAA
- the bktB gene encoding beta-ketothiolase BktB, producing the protein MQRDVVVVSGVRTAIGGFGGSLKDFPPTDLGARVVREALARANVSGDEVGHVVFGNVVHTEPKDMYLARVAAINGGVAQHAPALTVNRLCGSGLQAIISAAQSVLLGDADIAIGGGAENMSRAPYSMPAARFGQRMGDARLVDMMVGALNDPFQSIHMGVTAENVARQYDISRETQDALALESHRRAANAIANGYFKDQILPITIPSKKGDVVFDTDEHARLNATPEDFSKLKPVFAKENGTVTAGNASGINDAAAAVVLMERSVAEQRGIKPLARLVSYAHAGVDPAYMGIGPVPATRKALERAGLTVADLDVIEANEAFAAQACAVSKELGFDPAKVNPNGSGISLGHPIGATGALITVKALYELQRVGGRYALVTMCIGGGQGIAAIFERI; encoded by the coding sequence ATGCAACGAGACGTAGTGGTGGTGAGCGGTGTGCGTACGGCAATCGGCGGTTTCGGCGGCAGTCTGAAGGATTTTCCGCCGACCGATCTCGGCGCACGCGTCGTGCGTGAAGCGCTGGCGCGCGCCAACGTATCGGGCGACGAAGTCGGGCACGTGGTGTTCGGCAACGTCGTGCACACCGAGCCGAAAGACATGTATCTGGCGCGCGTGGCCGCGATCAACGGCGGCGTCGCGCAGCACGCGCCCGCGTTGACCGTGAACCGCCTGTGCGGTTCGGGCTTGCAGGCCATCATCTCGGCCGCGCAAAGCGTGCTGCTCGGCGACGCCGACATCGCGATCGGCGGCGGAGCGGAAAACATGAGCCGCGCGCCGTACTCGATGCCCGCCGCCCGCTTCGGCCAGCGCATGGGCGACGCGCGCCTCGTCGACATGATGGTCGGCGCGCTGAACGACCCGTTCCAGTCGATCCACATGGGCGTGACCGCCGAAAACGTCGCGCGTCAGTACGACATCTCACGCGAAACGCAAGACGCGCTCGCGCTCGAATCGCATCGTCGCGCGGCCAACGCGATCGCGAACGGTTACTTCAAGGACCAGATCCTGCCGATCACGATTCCGTCGAAGAAGGGCGACGTCGTGTTCGATACGGACGAACACGCGCGCCTGAACGCCACGCCGGAAGACTTTTCCAAGCTCAAGCCGGTGTTCGCGAAGGAAAACGGCACGGTCACGGCCGGCAACGCGTCGGGCATCAACGACGCCGCTGCGGCCGTCGTGCTGATGGAGCGCAGCGTCGCCGAGCAGCGCGGCATCAAGCCGCTCGCGCGGCTGGTGTCGTATGCGCATGCGGGTGTCGATCCGGCGTACATGGGTATCGGTCCGGTGCCGGCCACCCGCAAGGCGCTGGAGCGCGCGGGTTTGACGGTCGCCGATCTCGACGTGATCGAAGCCAACGAAGCGTTCGCCGCGCAGGCTTGCGCGGTCAGCAAGGAGCTCGGCTTCGACCCGGCCAAGGTGAATCCGAACGGTTCGGGCATTTCGCTCGGTCATCCGATCGGGGCGACCGGCGCGTTGATTACCGTGAAGGCGCTGTATGAGTTGCAACGTGTCGGCGGCCGCTATGCACTGGTGACGATGTGCATCGGCGGCGGACAAGGGATAGCGGCGATCTTCGAACGGATCTGA
- the phaC gene encoding class I poly(R)-hydroxyalkanoic acid synthase gives MQQLLDLWMNAWRSVGTQPGGNGLPFAMPQMPTVPNMPQMGVPPLAGFGMPQMPSFPGMPDFSKLAAGGMPSLPSFAGLNIPSAAIPSERMQKLQADYSREALELIQQATSSAVKSPELKDRRFSSEAWSAAPAYAFTAAWYLLNARYLQEMVDALDTDPKVRERVRFAVQQWTAAASPSNFFALNPEAQKTLLDSKGESLRQGVMNLLGDLQRGKISQTDESRFVVGENLANTEGSVVFENELMQVIQYKPRTATVRERPLLIVPPCINKFYILDLQPENSLVAHGLDSGHQVFLISWRNADQSIAHKTWDDYIGDGVLRAIETVSKISGREQINTLGFCVGGTMLATALSVAAARGEHPAASMTLLTAMLDFTDTGVLDVFVDEQHVQMREQTIGGKSGSAPGLMRGIEFANTFSFLRPNDLVWNYVVDNYLKGRTPVPFDLLYWNSDSTSLPGPMYVWYLRNTYLENRLREPGALTTCGEPVDLSKIDVPTFIYGSREDHIVPWQTAYASVPLLSGPLKFVLGASGHIAGVINPPAKKKRNFWMLEGDAKTLPESADAWFDAATEVPGSWWPEWSTWLDQYGGKKVKPRAAAGSADYPVIEPAPGRYVRQRE, from the coding sequence ATGCAGCAATTACTCGACCTGTGGATGAATGCGTGGCGTTCGGTCGGTACGCAGCCTGGCGGCAACGGCTTGCCGTTCGCCATGCCGCAAATGCCCACTGTCCCGAACATGCCGCAAATGGGCGTCCCGCCCTTGGCGGGATTCGGTATGCCGCAAATGCCGTCGTTCCCGGGCATGCCCGACTTCAGCAAGCTGGCCGCGGGCGGCATGCCGTCGCTGCCGTCCTTCGCCGGTTTGAATATTCCGAGCGCCGCGATTCCTTCGGAGCGGATGCAAAAACTGCAGGCCGATTATTCGCGTGAGGCACTGGAGTTGATCCAGCAAGCCACCTCGTCGGCCGTCAAGTCCCCCGAACTCAAGGATCGCCGCTTCAGTTCCGAAGCATGGAGCGCAGCGCCGGCCTACGCGTTTACCGCCGCCTGGTATCTGTTGAATGCGCGCTATCTGCAAGAGATGGTCGACGCGCTCGACACCGATCCGAAGGTGCGCGAACGGGTTCGTTTCGCGGTCCAGCAGTGGACCGCGGCGGCCTCGCCGAGCAACTTCTTCGCGTTGAATCCGGAAGCGCAAAAGACCTTGCTGGACAGCAAGGGCGAGAGCTTGCGCCAGGGTGTGATGAACCTGCTCGGCGACTTGCAGCGCGGCAAGATTTCGCAGACCGACGAATCGCGTTTCGTGGTCGGCGAAAACCTCGCGAACACCGAAGGCTCGGTCGTGTTCGAAAACGAGCTGATGCAGGTGATCCAGTACAAGCCGCGCACGGCTACCGTGCGCGAGCGGCCTTTGCTGATCGTGCCGCCTTGCATCAACAAGTTCTACATTCTCGATCTGCAGCCGGAGAATTCGCTGGTCGCGCACGGGCTCGATTCGGGGCACCAGGTGTTCCTGATTTCGTGGCGCAATGCGGATCAGTCGATCGCGCATAAAACGTGGGACGACTACATCGGCGACGGCGTGCTGCGCGCTATCGAAACGGTCAGCAAGATCAGCGGCCGTGAGCAGATCAACACGCTCGGTTTCTGCGTGGGCGGCACGATGCTCGCCACCGCGCTGTCAGTGGCCGCGGCGCGTGGCGAACATCCGGCGGCGTCCATGACCCTGCTCACCGCGATGCTCGACTTCACCGACACCGGCGTGCTCGACGTGTTCGTCGACGAGCAGCATGTGCAGATGCGCGAGCAGACCATCGGCGGCAAGAGCGGCTCGGCGCCGGGACTCATGCGCGGTATCGAATTCGCCAACACGTTCTCGTTTTTGAGGCCGAACGATCTGGTGTGGAACTACGTCGTCGACAATTACCTCAAGGGTCGCACGCCGGTGCCGTTCGATCTGCTGTACTGGAACAGCGACTCGACCAGCCTGCCGGGTCCGATGTACGTCTGGTATCTGCGCAATACCTACCTCGAGAATCGTCTGCGCGAGCCGGGTGCGTTGACCACCTGCGGCGAGCCGGTCGATCTGTCGAAGATCGACGTGCCGACCTTCATCTACGGTTCACGCGAAGACCATATCGTGCCGTGGCAAACGGCGTATGCGTCGGTGCCGCTGCTTAGCGGGCCGTTGAAGTTCGTGCTCGGCGCGTCGGGTCACATCGCGGGCGTGATCAATCCGCCGGCCAAGAAGAAGCGCAATTTCTGGATGCTGGAAGGCGATGCGAAGACGCTGCCGGAAAGCGCCGACGCATGGTTCGACGCGGCGACCGAAGTGCCTGGCAGCTGGTGGCCCGAATGGTCCACGTGGCTCGACCAGTACGGCGGCAAAAAGGTTAAACCGCGCGCGGCGGCCGGTTCGGCGGACTATCCGGTCATCGAGCCGGCGCCGGGACGTTACGTGCGGCAACGGGAGTAG
- a CDS encoding sugar kinase, which translates to MTVSATAAQPARTPEILALGEAMIEFNQSAKDQPNYLQGFGGDTSNFCIAAARQGARTGFVSAVGADHFGRLLIDLWERELVDTALVNVDQHASTGVYFVSHGPDGHAFDYLRAGSAASRYAPHDLPRDAIAAAKVVHLSGISLAISLSACDSALEAIAHARANGVRVSFDTNLRLKLWPLARARAVMLEAIRQTDICLPSWDDVTDLTGLTGRDEIVDFLLSHGPRVVALKLGKEGSYIATPDERRVVPGYTVNAVDATGAGDCFGGAFIARVVAGDDPFTAARYANVAAALSTQGYGAVAPIPSRATVEQQLAA; encoded by the coding sequence ATGACGGTTAGCGCAACCGCTGCCCAGCCGGCACGGACTCCCGAGATCCTCGCGCTCGGCGAGGCGATGATCGAATTCAACCAGTCGGCGAAAGATCAGCCGAACTATCTGCAAGGCTTCGGCGGCGATACGTCGAACTTCTGCATCGCCGCCGCGCGGCAAGGCGCACGGACCGGTTTCGTGTCCGCGGTCGGCGCGGATCATTTCGGTCGTCTGCTGATCGATCTGTGGGAACGCGAGCTGGTGGATACGGCGTTGGTCAACGTCGATCAGCACGCGTCCACCGGCGTGTATTTCGTGTCGCACGGGCCTGACGGCCACGCGTTCGACTATCTGCGCGCCGGTTCGGCCGCGAGCCGCTATGCGCCGCACGATCTGCCGCGCGACGCGATTGCCGCGGCCAAGGTCGTTCATCTGTCCGGAATCAGCCTCGCGATCAGCCTGAGCGCCTGTGACTCGGCGCTGGAAGCGATCGCGCATGCGCGTGCCAATGGCGTGCGCGTGAGCTTCGACACCAACCTGCGTTTGAAGCTGTGGCCGCTGGCACGGGCTCGCGCCGTGATGCTCGAGGCGATCCGCCAGACCGACATCTGCCTGCCGAGCTGGGACGACGTGACCGACCTCACCGGTTTGACCGGCCGCGACGAAATCGTCGATTTCCTGTTGTCGCACGGCCCGCGCGTGGTCGCGCTCAAACTCGGCAAGGAAGGCTCGTACATCGCGACGCCGGACGAGCGGCGCGTCGTGCCGGGCTATACGGTCAATGCCGTCGACGCCACCGGTGCCGGCGACTGCTTCGGCGGCGCGTTTATCGCGCGTGTGGTGGCGGGTGACGATCCCTTTACCGCGGCGCGCTATGCGAACGTCGCCGCAGCGCTGTCCACGCAAGGCTACGGCGCGGTCGCGCCGATTCCTTCGCGGGCAACCGTCGAACAGCAATTGGCGGCCTGA
- a CDS encoding acetyl-CoA C-acetyltransferase: MTDVVIVSAARTAVGKFGGSLAKVAAPELGATVIRAVLERAGLKPEQVSEVILGQVLTAASGQNPARQSLIKAGLPNAVPGMTINVVCGSGLKAVMLAANAIIAGDADIVIAGGQENMSAAPHVLPGSRDGFRMGDAKLVDSMIVDGLWDVYNQYHMGVTAENVAREYGITREQQDAFAAASQNKAEAAQKAGRFDDEIVPVEIPQRKGEPLRFATDEFVRHGVTAESLSGLKPAFSKEGSVTAANASGLNDGAAAVLVMSAKKAEALGLKPLARIKAYATSGLDPKVMGMGPVPASRRCLERAGWTPADLDLMEINEAFAAQACAVNQQMGWDTSKINVNGGAIAIGHPIGASGCRILVTLLHEMQKRDAKKGLASLCIGGGMGVALAIERD, translated from the coding sequence ATGACTGATGTTGTGATCGTATCGGCCGCCCGTACGGCAGTGGGCAAATTCGGTGGGTCGTTGGCGAAGGTCGCCGCGCCCGAGCTTGGCGCCACGGTGATTCGTGCCGTACTCGAACGGGCCGGTCTGAAGCCCGAGCAGGTGAGCGAAGTGATTCTGGGTCAGGTGCTGACCGCGGCTTCCGGCCAGAATCCGGCGCGTCAGTCGCTGATCAAGGCGGGCTTGCCCAATGCCGTGCCGGGCATGACGATCAACGTGGTGTGCGGCTCGGGCCTGAAGGCCGTGATGCTGGCAGCCAACGCGATTATCGCGGGCGACGCCGACATCGTGATTGCCGGCGGCCAGGAAAACATGAGCGCCGCGCCGCACGTACTGCCGGGCTCGCGCGACGGTTTCCGCATGGGTGACGCGAAGCTGGTCGATTCGATGATCGTCGACGGCCTGTGGGACGTCTACAACCAGTACCACATGGGCGTGACGGCGGAAAACGTCGCCAGGGAATACGGCATTACGCGCGAGCAGCAGGACGCGTTTGCAGCGGCGTCGCAGAACAAGGCGGAAGCCGCGCAGAAGGCCGGCCGTTTCGACGACGAAATCGTGCCGGTCGAGATTCCGCAACGCAAGGGCGAGCCGCTGCGTTTCGCGACCGACGAATTCGTGCGCCACGGCGTGACGGCTGAATCGCTGTCGGGTCTGAAGCCGGCGTTCTCGAAGGAAGGCTCGGTGACGGCCGCCAACGCGTCGGGTCTGAACGACGGCGCTGCCGCAGTGCTGGTGATGTCGGCGAAGAAGGCCGAAGCGCTCGGCCTCAAGCCGCTCGCGCGCATCAAGGCATACGCCACCTCGGGTCTGGATCCGAAGGTGATGGGCATGGGCCCGGTGCCGGCTTCGCGCCGCTGTCTCGAGCGCGCGGGCTGGACGCCGGCCGACCTTGACCTGATGGAAATCAACGAAGCGTTCGCCGCCCAGGCGTGCGCGGTGAATCAGCAGATGGGCTGGGACACGTCGAAGATCAACGTGAATGGTGGCGCGATTGCGATCGGCCATCCGATCGGTGCGTCCGGTTGCCGGATTCTCGTCACGCTGCTGCACGAAATGCAGAAGCGCGATGCGAAGAAGGGTCTGGCGTCGCTGTGTATCGGCGGCGGCATGGGCGTCGCGCTGGCGATCGAGCGCGATTAA
- a CDS encoding 3-ketoacyl-ACP reductase → MTQRIAYVTGGMGGIGTSICQRLHKEGYKVVAGCGPNSPRRVKWLEEQKALGYDFIASEGNVGDWESTKVAFDKVKSEVGEIDILVNNAGITRDVVFRKMTHEDWTAVIDTNLTSLFNVTKQVIDGMVERGFGRIVNISSVNGQKGQFGQTNYSTAKAGIHGFTMSLAQEVATKGVTVNTVSPGYIGTDMVKSIRPDVLEKIVATIPVRRLGQPDEIGSIVAWLASEESGFSTGADFSLNGGLHMG, encoded by the coding sequence ATGACACAGCGAATTGCGTACGTAACGGGCGGGATGGGTGGCATCGGCACGAGCATTTGCCAGCGGCTGCACAAAGAAGGCTACAAGGTGGTCGCGGGCTGCGGCCCGAACTCGCCGCGCCGTGTGAAGTGGCTCGAAGAGCAGAAGGCGCTGGGCTACGATTTCATCGCGTCCGAAGGCAACGTCGGCGATTGGGAATCCACCAAGGTCGCGTTCGACAAGGTCAAGAGCGAAGTCGGTGAGATCGACATTCTGGTGAATAACGCCGGTATCACGCGCGACGTGGTGTTCCGCAAGATGACGCACGAAGACTGGACGGCGGTGATCGACACCAACCTGACCAGCCTGTTCAACGTCACCAAGCAGGTGATCGACGGCATGGTCGAGCGCGGCTTTGGACGGATCGTCAACATCTCGTCAGTGAACGGTCAGAAGGGCCAGTTCGGCCAGACCAATTACTCGACCGCGAAGGCCGGCATTCACGGCTTCACGATGTCGCTGGCGCAGGAAGTGGCCACCAAGGGCGTGACGGTCAACACCGTGTCGCCGGGCTACATCGGCACCGATATGGTCAAGTCGATCCGGCCGGACGTGCTGGAGAAAATCGTCGCAACGATTCCGGTGCGTCGTCTCGGCCAACCGGACGAAATCGGTTCGATCGTCGCGTGGCTCGCGTCGGAAGAATCGGGTTTCTCGACGGGCGCTGACTTCTCGCTGAATGGTGGTTTGCATATGGGCTGA
- the pgeF gene encoding peptidoglycan editing factor PgeF — protein MSVPELSFADLVQPAWNVSPRVRALVTTRNGGVSLPPFGRWQDGAEQPGGLNLGMKAGDDPAAVAINRARLLALAGVSEAAWLEQIHGAGIVRAEDVLAQRHASDTPTRADASITDRPGTVCVVMVADCMPVLFCDEAGRAVGAAHAGWRGLAAGIVEQTAQRVAELAGVETSALHAYLGPSIGPDAFEVGADVRDAFMNGVDGAQREATANAFVGRPHNPGKYLADLPALARLRLQRLGVTRVVGGDLCTVTQRDRFYSYRRDRETGRMAALIWLDDQVKAIAD, from the coding sequence ATGAGTGTGCCGGAACTGAGCTTTGCCGATCTCGTGCAGCCCGCGTGGAACGTCTCGCCGCGCGTGCGCGCGCTGGTCACCACGCGCAACGGCGGCGTGAGTCTGCCGCCGTTCGGCCGCTGGCAGGACGGTGCGGAGCAGCCCGGCGGCCTGAATCTGGGCATGAAAGCCGGCGACGATCCGGCCGCGGTCGCGATCAACCGCGCGCGGCTGCTGGCACTCGCGGGCGTGAGCGAGGCCGCGTGGCTCGAGCAGATTCACGGCGCGGGGATCGTGCGCGCGGAAGACGTGCTGGCGCAGCGTCACGCGAGCGATACGCCGACGCGCGCCGATGCCAGCATCACCGATCGTCCCGGCACCGTCTGCGTGGTGATGGTGGCCGACTGCATGCCGGTGCTGTTCTGCGACGAAGCGGGCCGCGCGGTCGGCGCCGCGCACGCGGGGTGGCGTGGCCTGGCGGCGGGCATCGTCGAACAGACGGCGCAGCGCGTCGCCGAACTCGCGGGTGTCGAGACAAGCGCATTGCACGCTTATCTCGGACCGTCGATCGGGCCCGATGCATTCGAGGTCGGTGCAGACGTGCGTGACGCCTTCATGAACGGCGTGGACGGCGCACAACGCGAGGCGACGGCGAATGCGTTCGTCGGGCGTCCGCACAATCCGGGTAAATATCTTGCCGATCTGCCGGCGCTGGCGCGTTTGCGTTTGCAACGGCTCGGTGTGACGCGCGTGGTCGGCGGCGATCTTTGCACGGTCACGCAACGCGATCGTTTCTATTCCTATCGCCGCGATCGCGAGACCGGCCGCATGGCCGCGCTGATCTGGCTGGACGATCAGGTAAAGGCGATCGCCGACTAG
- the rimO gene encoding 30S ribosomal protein S12 methylthiotransferase RimO, whose product MSQTTSPAAPTASAPKVGFVSLGCPKALVDSEQIITQLRAEGYEISGTYDGADLVVVNTCGFIDEAVQESLDAIGEALNENGKVIVTGCLGAKKSASGSGLIEEVHPKVLAVTGPHALGEVMQHVHTHLPKPHDPFIDLVPAAGVKLTPRHYAYLKISEGCNHRCTFCIIPSMRGDLVSRPVADVMLEAENLFKSGVKELLVISQDTSAYGVDVKYRTGFWNGKPIKTRMTDLVGALGELAAQYGAWVRLHYVYPYPSVDDVIPMMAEGPYKGHVLPYLDVPFQHAHPEVLKRMKRPANAEKVMERVKKWREMCPDLTIRSTFIAGFPGETEEQFQTLLDFIREAELDRVGCFAYSPVEGATANELDGALPDEVREERRARFMEVAEEVSAKRIAKKVGKTLKVLVDEINADGGIGRTAADAPEIDGVVYIAPTTKASKRYKVGDFVSVKITGADGHDLWGEV is encoded by the coding sequence ATGTCGCAGACCACTTCCCCCGCCGCGCCGACCGCTTCAGCTCCGAAGGTCGGATTCGTTAGCCTCGGCTGCCCGAAAGCCCTCGTCGATTCCGAGCAGATCATCACCCAGTTGCGCGCCGAAGGTTACGAGATTTCCGGCACCTACGACGGCGCGGACCTCGTGGTCGTCAATACCTGCGGCTTCATCGACGAGGCGGTGCAGGAAAGTCTCGACGCGATCGGCGAAGCGCTCAACGAAAACGGCAAGGTGATCGTCACCGGCTGTCTGGGCGCGAAGAAGAGCGCGAGCGGCTCCGGCCTGATCGAAGAAGTGCACCCGAAGGTGCTGGCCGTGACCGGCCCGCACGCGCTGGGCGAAGTGATGCAGCACGTGCATACCCATCTGCCGAAGCCGCACGATCCGTTCATTGATCTCGTGCCCGCCGCCGGCGTGAAGCTCACGCCGCGCCACTACGCGTACCTGAAAATTTCCGAAGGCTGCAACCACCGCTGCACGTTCTGCATCATCCCGTCGATGCGCGGTGACCTCGTGTCGCGCCCCGTCGCCGACGTGATGCTCGAAGCGGAAAACCTGTTCAAGTCCGGCGTGAAGGAACTGCTGGTGATTTCGCAGGACACGAGCGCCTACGGTGTGGACGTCAAATATCGCACGGGTTTCTGGAACGGCAAGCCGATCAAGACGCGCATGACCGACCTGGTCGGCGCGCTCGGCGAACTCGCCGCGCAGTACGGCGCCTGGGTGCGCCTGCACTACGTGTACCCGTACCCGAGCGTCGACGACGTGATTCCGATGATGGCCGAAGGCCCGTACAAGGGTCACGTGCTGCCGTACCTCGACGTGCCGTTCCAGCATGCGCATCCGGAAGTGCTCAAGCGCATGAAGCGCCCGGCCAACGCCGAGAAGGTGATGGAGCGTGTGAAGAAGTGGCGCGAAATGTGCCCGGATCTGACGATCCGCAGCACGTTCATCGCCGGTTTCCCGGGTGAAACCGAAGAGCAGTTCCAGACGCTGCTCGACTTCATCCGCGAAGCGGAACTGGATCGGGTCGGCTGCTTTGCGTACTCGCCGGTGGAAGGCGCCACGGCCAACGAACTCGACGGTGCGTTGCCCGACGAAGTCCGCGAAGAACGTCGCGCGCGTTTCATGGAAGTGGCCGAAGAAGTCTCGGCGAAGCGCATCGCGAAGAAGGTCGGCAAGACGCTGAAAGTGCTGGTCGACGAGATCAATGCCGACGGCGGCATCGGTCGCACCGCGGCAGACGCGCCGGAGATCGACGGCGTCGTGTATATCGCGCCGACAACCAAGGCGTCGAAGCGCTACAAGGTCGGCGATTTCGTGTCGGTGAAGATCACCGGCGCCGACGGCCACGATCTGTGGGGCGAGGTTTAA